A region of the Rhizobium leguminosarum bv. trifolii WSM1325 genome:
GTACGCACCTGGACTCGCTTGCGCCACAGCATCGCATCTCATTCGAGGTTTTTGCCGAAATCCGGGATACCTGGAAGGACAGGATTGCATTGCAGGCGGTCGCCCTCTTCCCGCTGGATGCCATGGCATCCAGCGCCTTCTTTGCCGATCTCGTCACAACAATCCGGCAGAACGGCGGCCTGCTTGGCGGCGTCACCAGGATGGGGCCGGAGCTTGTCTGGCAGCTTGACACGCTCTTCAGGACCGCCTGGGAGCATGGCCTGGATATCGATCTGCATGTCGACGAGACGGATGATCGCGGCGCCGAGACGCTGAAGGCAATCGCCGAGGCCGTGCTGCGCAACGGGTTCGAGGGCAAGGTCACCGCCGGCCATTGTTGCTCGCTCGCCCGCCAGGACGAAGACACCGCCGCGCGCACCGTCGAATTGGTCGCCAAGGCAGGTATCGCGGTCATCGCGCTACCGATGTGCAACATGTATCTGCAGGATCGCTATCCCGGCCGCACCCCGCGCTGGCGCGGCGTCACGCTGTTCCAGGAGCTGGCCGCCGCCGGTGTCGCGACCGCGGTCGCATCCGACAATACCCGTGACCCCTTCTATGCCTATGGTGATCTCGATCCGGTGGAGGTTTTCCGTGAGGCCGTGCGGATTCTGCATCTCGATCACCCGCTCGATACCGCCGCCCGTGTCGTCACCACCTCGCCCGCCGCCATCGTCGGGCGACCGGACAAGGGCCGTATCGCCGCCGGCGATCCTGCCGATCTCGTGCTCTTCAGCGCGCGGCGCTGGAGTGAATTCCTGTCCCGTCCGCAGTCTGACCGCGTCGTGCTTCGCCGCGGCAAGGTGATCGACCGCAGCCTGCCGGACTACCGTGAACTCGATAACGTCGTTGGAGCCTGACATGGCCGATTATCAAAAGATCAAAAAGGAACTCGAAGGCATCGCCGTCGAGGATAATCCGGCGCTGGTTCGCCAGAAGAGCCGGGATTTCTACTGGTATTCGCCTGTACTCAAAGCTCAGCTCGACAATGTGACGGCCGATCTCGTCGTCACGCCGAAGACCGAGGAAGAGGTCATCCGGACGCTGAAGGTCGCCTATGCCCATGGCGTACCGGTCACGCCGCGTGGCGCCGGCACCGGCAATTACGGCCAGGCCATGCCGCTTTCCGGTGGCATCGTTCTCAATCTTGCCGCCATGGACAAGATCAAGGAGATCCATCCCGGCCGTGTCGTCTGTGAGCCCGGCATCGTGCTTGCCCAACTCGACAAGCAGACCAAGGCCCATTCCGGCCAGGAGCTGCGCTTCCACCCCTCCACCGCCCAGACGGCGACGGTCGGCGGCTTCATCGCCGGCGGTTCCGGCGGCGTCGGGTCGATCACCTGGGGCGGCTTGCGCGACCTCGGCAACATCCTGCGCCTGCGCGTCGTCACCATGGAGGCCGAGCCGCGCGTGCTCGATCTCACCGGCTGGGATCTGCAGAAGGTGAGCCACGCCTACGGCACCAACGGCATCATCACCGAGATCGAGATGCCGCTTGCGCCCGCCTATGACTGGGTCGATGTGCTCGTCGGTTATGACGACTTCATGGAAGCGGTGCGCTTCTCCGATGCGCTGGCGAAATGCAACGGCATCCTGGTCAAGGAGATCGCGCCGATCGCCGCTCCCATTCCTTACGACTATTTCACCCGCCACAAGCCCTACATCCGTCAGGGCCAGTCGATCGTCGTGCTGATGATCGCGCCGCACTCCATGGATGCTTTTCTCGCCTTCACGGCGGCGCAGAAGGGCGAGATCATGTTCCGCTCCGACAAGGTGGAAAGCATGCGCGGCATTCCGCACGCCTACGAGCTTGCCTGGAACCACACGACATTGCGTGCGCTGAAGGTCGATCCGAGCTTCACCTATCTGCAGGTGCAATATCCGGGACCGGATCATGTCGCAAAAGTCCGCAAGATGGTCGAAATCTTCGGTGACGAAGTACCGGGTCATCTCGAATTCATCAAATTCGACGGCCAGATCCAGTGCTCCGGGCTGCCGCTGGTGCGCTATACCACCGAAGAGCGGCTGGAGGAGATCATCAAGATCCATCAGGACAATGGTTGCCCGATCTTCAACCCGCACCGCTATACGCTCGAGGAAGGCGGCATGAAGCGCACCGACGCGGTGCAGCTCGCCTTCAAGCAGGAAACCGATCCGAAGGGCCTGCTCAATCCCGGCAAGATGATTGCGTGGGACAATCCCGATTTCGATTTCAACGCCGGCAAGAATTATCTCTTCCCGGGCCTGGCAGCCGTCATGGAGGCTTCATGAGGGTTCTCGTCCTCCACTCTCACCCGGTCGAGGAAAGTTACGGCAAGGCGCTTTACCGGCAAACGGTCGAGAGCCTTGAGAAGGCCGGGCATATTGTGGACGCCTGCGACCTCTATGAAGAGCAGTTCGATCCGGTGCTCTCGCGCCACGACCGGCTCGTCTATCACGACTATCCGGAAAACCTGAAGCTGGTGGGATCGCACGTCGAACGGTTGAAGGCGGCCGAGGGGCTGGTGATCTGCACCCCGATCTGGAACTTCGGCTTTCCGGCAATCCTGAAGGGATATTTCGACCGCGTCTGGCTGCCGGGCGTCTCCTTCGAACTCGTCAACGGCAAGGTGGAATCGCGGCTGCGCCACATCCGCAAGCTCGCAGCCGTCCTGACTTATGGCGCAACGCCCTTCCGGGCCTTTGCAGCCGGCAACCCGCCAAAGAAAATCGTCAAGCGCGTGCTGAGGGCGCAGATCAATCCGGTGAGGCCGGTGACGTTCCTCGCCCATTACGACATGAACAATTGCACGCCGGAGACGCGGTCAAAATTCCTGGCCCGCGTCGGAGGCGCGATGGAGCGATTCTAGAAAATTTTCGCAGCCGTCACTTCGACCTCGACGAGGAATTCCGAGCGGGTAAAGCCGCCGATAACGAGCAAGGTGGAAACCGGCTTCGGATCGAGCGTATAGCGATCCCGCACGGCCATATAGGCCGGGAAATCCTCCCGGCGGATGACGAAGCCCGAAATGCGGATGACGTCGGCAAAACTCATCTCCGCCTCTTCGAGGATCGCCTTGATCGCCTCGAAGCAGAGTTCCGCCTGAGCCGTGATGTCGCTCGGAACAGTATCGTCGAGACCGATACCCAGCTGGCCCGAGGTGACGAGCAGCGCTGCGCCGGGCGGCACCAGCAGGCCGTGATTGTAATTCCCAAAAGGCCGGCGCACCGAGGCCGGATTGAAGATCTTCTTCATCGATCGCTCTAGAATTCCTATAGGTCCGTAGATCCCGCGACCCTACAGGATGCGGCGGGATATGAGAATATCGCTGCCGCTCATGATAAGTTGCGAGGAATGATGTGGGACAACCCGCCGCGGAGGGGCCGAGGATCGTCCAGGCGCCAGTTCAATATCCACGGTACTTAGTCTGATGTCCGCCGCGCTTCATCTTTGTATCACGCGCCGCGAGGCGACCAAGTGGATGGGGCTGTTGCCTTCAAAGGCTCGTCCGCTGCGCTGCCCGTCCGCCGCGCCTCTGTCGCCGTCCAATTGAAACTGATTGACCAGATCCCGCAGCCGGCCTGCCTCGGAGGACAATGAGGCAACGGCAGCTGTCGATTGTTCGACCATCGCTGCATTTTGCTGGGTCGCTTGGTCCATCTGATTGACGGCCGTGTTGATCTCGGCAAGTCCAATCGATTGCTCGCGCGCCGATGTGGCAATCGCATCCATGAGTTGGTTAATCTGTATGACGTATTCACCGATCGACTTGAGCGACGTTCCGGTTTCGAGAACCAATTTCACGCCATTTTCCACATCGGTTGACGACTTTTGAATAAAGCCCTTGATCTCCTTGGCCGCTTGAGCGGCGCGCTGGGCGAGCTCACGGACTTCCTGGGCGACAACGGCAAAACCCTTGCCCGCCTCACCCGCACGGGCAGCCTCAACGCCAGCATTCAGCGCCAGGAGGTTCGTCTGGAAGGCGATTTCATCGATTGCACCAATGATGTTCGAAATCTGCTGTGAACTGTCTTCGATGCGGCGCATGGCCTGTTCCGCCTCAGAGACGACCGTTGCCGACCGCTGGGCACTGATATCGGCTTCTTTGGCCACGTTGCGTGCCTCGTCGGTGCGTTTGGTCGACATCGTCACATTCGAGGTGATCTCGTCCAAGGCTGCAGCCGTCTCCTCGAGAGAGGCAGCTTGTTGTTCAGTGCGTTTGGAAAGATCCTGCGCGGCAGATGCAATTTCACCGGTACCATTGTCGATGCTGTGTACCGTCTCGAGCACGGCGCCGATGGTCGCACCCAATTGCCGGAGCGAAGCGTTGAAGTCTTCGCGCAAGGCTTCGTATTCGGCCGCAAATTGCTCCGAAAGCTGGAAGGAAATGTCGCCTGCTGCAAGCCGCCGGAGGCCTCCGCCCAATGTCGTGGTCGCGAAGCGCAACTGTTCTGCCTCGCGTTCGGCGCGCTGTTGGGCTGCGGCGCGCGCTGCTTCGCTCTCGCTGCGGGATTCGGCGGCTTCCTTCTCCAGCCTGACGACGTTTAGGGCATTCTGACGGAAGATTTCAACCGCGCCGGCCATTTCGCCGACTTCGTCGGTGCGACCGGCATAGGGAATATCACTGTCGAGATCGCCATCCGACAAG
Encoded here:
- a CDS encoding Amidohydrolase 3 (PFAM: Amidohydrolase 3; amidohydrolase~KEGG: ret:RHE_CH02043 cytosine deaminase) — protein: MTYSFISPPNAARFVLSNATVPAVTVEHVDVPVTEGLATVDIVISDGMVAAIRPAGAAPADYARIDLKDGMVWPCFADIHTHLDKGHIWPRQANPDGSFMGALDAVRADREANWSAADVKRRMEFSLRSAYAHGTSLIRTHLDSLAPQHRISFEVFAEIRDTWKDRIALQAVALFPLDAMASSAFFADLVTTIRQNGGLLGGVTRMGPELVWQLDTLFRTAWEHGLDIDLHVDETDDRGAETLKAIAEAVLRNGFEGKVTAGHCCSLARQDEDTAARTVELVAKAGIAVIALPMCNMYLQDRYPGRTPRWRGVTLFQELAAAGVATAVASDNTRDPFYAYGDLDPVEVFREAVRILHLDHPLDTAARVVTTSPAAIVGRPDKGRIAAGDPADLVLFSARRWSEFLSRPQSDRVVLRRGKVIDRSLPDYRELDNVVGA
- a CDS encoding FAD linked oxidase domain protein (PFAM: FAD linked oxidase domain protein~KEGG: rec:RHECIAT_PC0000095 putative FAD linked oxidase protein); this translates as MADYQKIKKELEGIAVEDNPALVRQKSRDFYWYSPVLKAQLDNVTADLVVTPKTEEEVIRTLKVAYAHGVPVTPRGAGTGNYGQAMPLSGGIVLNLAAMDKIKEIHPGRVVCEPGIVLAQLDKQTKAHSGQELRFHPSTAQTATVGGFIAGGSGGVGSITWGGLRDLGNILRLRVVTMEAEPRVLDLTGWDLQKVSHAYGTNGIITEIEMPLAPAYDWVDVLVGYDDFMEAVRFSDALAKCNGILVKEIAPIAAPIPYDYFTRHKPYIRQGQSIVVLMIAPHSMDAFLAFTAAQKGEIMFRSDKVESMRGIPHAYELAWNHTTLRALKVDPSFTYLQVQYPGPDHVAKVRKMVEIFGDEVPGHLEFIKFDGQIQCSGLPLVRYTTEERLEEIIKIHQDNGCPIFNPHRYTLEEGGMKRTDAVQLAFKQETDPKGLLNPGKMIAWDNPDFDFNAGKNYLFPGLAAVMEAS
- a CDS encoding NAD(P)H dehydrogenase (quinone) (PFAM: NAD(P)H dehydrogenase (quinone); NADPH-dependent FMN reductase~KEGG: ret:RHE_CH02041 NAD(P)H dehydrogenase protein) gives rise to the protein MRVLVLHSHPVEESYGKALYRQTVESLEKAGHIVDACDLYEEQFDPVLSRHDRLVYHDYPENLKLVGSHVERLKAAEGLVICTPIWNFGFPAILKGYFDRVWLPGVSFELVNGKVESRLRHIRKLAAVLTYGATPFRAFAAGNPPKKIVKRVLRAQINPVRPVTFLAHYDMNNCTPETRSKFLARVGGAMERF
- a CDS encoding Endoribonuclease L-PSP (PFAM: Endoribonuclease L-PSP~KEGG: translation initiation inhibitor protein); translation: MKKIFNPASVRRPFGNYNHGLLVPPGAALLVTSGQLGIGLDDTVPSDITAQAELCFEAIKAILEEAEMSFADVIRISGFVIRREDFPAYMAVRDRYTLDPKPVSTLLVIGGFTRSEFLVEVEVTAAKIF
- a CDS encoding methyl-accepting chemotaxis sensory transducer (PFAM: chemotaxis sensory transducer; histidine kinase HAMP region domain protein~SMART: chemotaxis sensory transducer; histidine kinase HAMP region domain protein~KEGG: rec:RHECIAT_PC0000675 methyl accepting chemotaxis protein), which encodes MKRPSIKQALILKLSIISLFMVGLSYISLSTISTLRANTEQIGTFWMQRLVTAREIKDDFLDLKLVYAQYLLEDTAEERNVGQQKIDAAGAALDTVVGEYEKGVRTERGRELINQIKPELAKYRALAEQMIASENDGKTPEAIRLLKENMEPQAELMNKAVADLVAFILGQAEGFVAASGASAQSAFMLTATIATLAVLLAVAGIFFAISGIANPIRSIASAMRRLSDGDLDSDIPYAGRTDEVGEMAGAVEIFRQNALNVVRLEKEAAESRSESEAARAAAQQRAEREAEQLRFATTTLGGGLRRLAAGDISFQLSEQFAAEYEALREDFNASLRQLGATIGAVLETVHSIDNGTGEIASAAQDLSKRTEQQAASLEETAAALDEITSNVTMSTKRTDEARNVAKEADISAQRSATVVSEAEQAMRRIEDSSQQISNIIGAIDEIAFQTNLLALNAGVEAARAGEAGKGFAVVAQEVRELAQRAAQAAKEIKGFIQKSSTDVENGVKLVLETGTSLKSIGEYVIQINQLMDAIATSAREQSIGLAEINTAVNQMDQATQQNAAMVEQSTAAVASLSSEAGRLRDLVNQFQLDGDRGAADGQRSGRAFEGNSPIHLVASRRVIQR